A portion of the Algisphaera agarilytica genome contains these proteins:
- a CDS encoding sugar phosphate isomerase/epimerase family protein: protein MKIGCFALIEPFSDMARQFQAIAEMGIQYADLTDSHDGASLGSEFGFAATISLDGHPQAIRHMIGDTGIQLTAVCAHANLLDPPSPEAYGTPQIIKAIQLAHFMGIKQVVTTEGDPKTAFGESLAPEQRIFAIREKLHHPIAWAKELGIELLLEPHGIVTDDIDALDELLNQLGEPETVGLNLDTGNLWLGGGDPLAFIERFGPRIKHVHWKDMPEEWVEKRGTMYGCGMAVIPLGDGVIAVKEAAEELVRIGFDGPTTLEIAGADAVKTSAERLMEWTS from the coding sequence ATGAAAATCGGTTGTTTTGCGTTGATCGAACCTTTTTCCGATATGGCCCGCCAGTTCCAGGCCATCGCGGAGATGGGCATCCAGTACGCCGACCTGACCGACAGCCACGACGGTGCGAGCCTGGGCTCGGAGTTTGGCTTCGCCGCAACCATCAGCCTCGACGGCCACCCGCAAGCAATCCGCCACATGATCGGCGACACGGGCATCCAACTCACCGCCGTGTGCGCCCACGCCAACCTCCTCGACCCCCCTTCCCCCGAGGCCTACGGCACCCCGCAGATCATCAAAGCGATACAGCTCGCCCACTTCATGGGCATCAAGCAAGTGGTCACCACCGAGGGCGATCCGAAGACCGCTTTCGGCGAATCGTTGGCCCCCGAACAACGCATCTTTGCGATCCGCGAGAAACTGCATCACCCCATCGCATGGGCCAAGGAACTCGGCATCGAGCTGCTGCTCGAACCCCACGGCATCGTCACCGACGACATCGACGCGCTGGACGAACTGCTCAACCAACTCGGCGAACCCGAAACCGTGGGCCTGAACCTCGACACCGGAAACCTCTGGCTGGGCGGCGGTGACCCGCTGGCGTTTATCGAACGCTTCGGGCCGCGCATCAAGCACGTGCACTGGAAAGACATGCCCGAGGAATGGGTTGAGAAACGCGGCACGATGTACGGCTGCGGCATGGCGGTGATCCCGCTCGGCGACGGCGTTATCGCGGTCAAGGAAGCGGCGGAGGAGCTCGTCCGCATCGGGTTTGATGGGCCCACGACGCTCGAGATCGCGGGAGCCGATGCGGTGAAAACGTCGGCCGAGCGCCTGATGGAGTGGACTTCGTGA
- the pflA gene encoding pyruvate formate-lyase-activating protein — protein sequence MNDPHDVSQSETQGDAAHVPLPTLEPAPLQPGRGVSPRTGLLHSYENASTVDGPGFRYVVWLMGCHLRCQYCHNPDTWPVNRGQPHTVEQIVADVAKYAQFLKATKGGFTVSGGEPLVQAPFAIELLRAMKTELGLHVAMDTNGYLGHRLSDEDLEDVDLFLLDLKAFDAEHHRVVTGHDNTDILNFARRLAERQRPAWVRYVLVPGLTDGAEDIEALAEFVAPMSNVERVEVLPFHQMGRDKWKKLDLDYPLADTPAATPDQAKAAIEIFRAAGCPVV from the coding sequence ATGAACGACCCGCACGACGTCTCCCAATCCGAAACCCAGGGCGACGCTGCGCATGTGCCCCTGCCGACGCTAGAGCCCGCCCCGCTCCAGCCCGGCAGGGGCGTTTCGCCGCGCACCGGGTTGTTGCACAGCTACGAGAACGCGTCGACGGTGGATGGGCCGGGGTTCCGTTACGTCGTCTGGCTCATGGGCTGCCACCTGCGATGCCAGTACTGCCACAACCCCGACACCTGGCCTGTCAATCGAGGCCAGCCCCACACCGTCGAGCAGATCGTGGCGGACGTCGCCAAGTATGCTCAGTTTCTGAAGGCGACGAAGGGCGGGTTCACCGTGTCGGGTGGGGAGCCCCTGGTCCAGGCCCCGTTTGCGATTGAGCTGCTGCGTGCCATGAAGACGGAGTTGGGGCTGCACGTCGCGATGGATACCAACGGCTACCTCGGGCATCGCCTCAGCGATGAAGACCTCGAGGATGTCGATCTGTTTCTGCTGGACCTCAAGGCGTTCGACGCCGAGCACCACCGCGTGGTCACGGGTCACGACAACACCGACATCCTGAACTTTGCCCGCCGGCTGGCCGAGCGCCAGCGCCCGGCCTGGGTGCGCTACGTCTTGGTGCCGGGGCTGACGGATGGTGCAGAAGACATCGAGGCACTCGCTGAGTTCGTCGCCCCGATGTCGAATGTTGAGCGGGTCGAGGTTCTTCCGTTCCACCAGATGGGGCGGGACAAGTGGAAGAAGCTGGACCTGGATTATCCCCTGGCCGACACCCCCGCGGCGACGCCAGATCAAGCCAAAGCCGCGATCGAGATTTTCCGCGCGGCCGGCTGCCCGGTGGTCTGA
- a CDS encoding sulfatase-like hydrolase/transferase, translating into MFAVMLGVLSFASTATAIAAEPDRPNIILIMADDIGVDGLGVYGGTGYATPNLDRLAAEGLRFDHAYAQPLCTNTRLQLMTGLHNNRNWIAFGILDPGAKTIGHFMAEAGYTSCIAGKWQLQSYERPTDPLADQLRGIGMHPKDAGFDHYSLFHSLHTEDKGSRFADPTYLQDGELVHKPGSYGPDEWVDYINAFIEREKDGPFFVYYPMALPHGPMVPTPLSKDWADPAKRLDSDNLYFKDMVEYMDVCVGRIVDHVDELGLGENTLILFYSDNGTDQRHTSQTISGPVRGGKGLTTAAGTHVPAIARWIGTVKPGVSDTLVDSTDFIPTLLEAAGQPGVAFNGLDGHSFYGELIGATGVSKPREWIYSYYDPRPGMGKDRFRLHVSARDCRWKLYDDGRLFDTKADRLEQQPILPEDDTAESKAVRERLARVLVSQMVD; encoded by the coding sequence GTGTTTGCCGTGATGCTTGGCGTCCTTTCATTTGCTTCGACCGCCACGGCGATCGCTGCCGAGCCCGATCGGCCCAACATCATCCTCATCATGGCAGACGATATCGGGGTGGACGGACTGGGCGTATACGGCGGAACCGGTTATGCCACTCCAAACTTGGATCGTCTGGCGGCAGAGGGGCTGCGTTTCGATCACGCCTACGCCCAGCCGCTGTGCACCAACACCCGTCTTCAGTTGATGACCGGGCTCCACAACAACCGCAACTGGATCGCGTTCGGCATCCTGGATCCCGGCGCAAAAACCATCGGCCACTTTATGGCCGAGGCGGGCTACACCAGCTGCATCGCGGGTAAGTGGCAACTCCAGAGCTATGAACGGCCGACAGACCCCTTGGCGGATCAGCTCCGGGGTATCGGCATGCACCCCAAAGATGCCGGCTTTGATCACTACAGCCTGTTTCACTCACTTCACACCGAAGACAAGGGCTCGCGTTTCGCAGACCCGACCTACCTGCAGGACGGTGAATTGGTCCATAAGCCCGGTTCCTACGGACCTGACGAATGGGTCGACTACATCAACGCTTTTATTGAACGCGAGAAGGACGGGCCTTTCTTCGTGTACTACCCGATGGCCCTTCCCCACGGGCCGATGGTGCCGACTCCGTTGAGCAAGGATTGGGCAGACCCTGCGAAGCGTCTTGATTCCGACAACCTCTACTTCAAGGACATGGTCGAATACATGGATGTCTGCGTCGGGCGTATCGTGGACCACGTCGATGAACTCGGGCTCGGCGAAAACACTTTGATCCTCTTCTACAGCGACAACGGCACCGACCAACGCCACACCTCCCAAACCATCAGCGGGCCGGTCAGAGGCGGGAAGGGGCTAACCACCGCAGCTGGAACGCATGTGCCCGCTATTGCCCGTTGGATCGGAACGGTTAAGCCGGGCGTGAGTGACACGCTCGTGGATTCAACCGATTTCATCCCCACCCTCCTCGAAGCCGCGGGCCAGCCCGGGGTGGCGTTCAACGGTCTGGACGGGCATAGCTTCTACGGTGAGTTGATTGGCGCAACGGGTGTTTCGAAACCTCGGGAGTGGATTTACAGCTATTACGATCCACGCCCCGGGATGGGTAAAGACCGTTTTCGTTTGCACGTCTCGGCACGGGACTGCCGTTGGAAACTGTATGACGACGGCCGTTTGTTCGATACAAAGGCCGACCGCTTAGAGCAGCAGCCCATTCTTCCTGAAGACGACACCGCTGAATCCAAGGCGGTCCGGGAGCGACTTGCTCGGGTCCTGGTGTCCCAGATGGTGGACTGA
- a CDS encoding Gfo/Idh/MocA family oxidoreductase, translating into MKTAAVIGCGRACDGNKEGWAIGHAHAHGFRAAFPDVELYGVDINADNLAAFGETFGVPEDRLFNSTEALYAALTPDCVSIATWPGLHHSQVLEAAKHGVRAILCEKPMALDGSEIDEMIAACEQSNTRLAIAHQRRHDPWFTKARQLLAGGVLGEKLVLTAHVGENWDMLSWTTHWLDMASYLLDDQPIAVLAGVDHTGQRRYQHAVEDSSVVQIDYAKGAKGVFLTLDAAGPFGYGIHIVGTNGLMQISEGRNEIHVMTQDGFTAYPVDAEAEPTSYAGLFGELWRGVEDSSTTVRCGVEHAAMATRIAFAAHESARTMRRIALPPRDLGFAPLEIAQHPPRRKPFLKKAVLLADPHHCDENGEGGRDGLTDALLAEVSDQVHVVPVEQREPVARDFDGADLLVIYHIEMTSSPEVRALIGDWIKAGKPTVIAHCGIGAYADWPWFREQIGRYWVWGGEALPPSGHPHVPYKLQVVEGSGFDPGYDTAWLPRDEVYMGLGLAAPVRELVTAETSKGEAYIAWQAEGVDNVAVWAPGHRREIWALPAMRSGLRATAELVCSVGLLADVSR; encoded by the coding sequence GTGAAAACGGCTGCGGTGATTGGTTGCGGACGTGCCTGTGACGGCAACAAGGAAGGCTGGGCGATCGGTCACGCCCACGCCCATGGATTTCGCGCAGCGTTCCCGGACGTCGAGCTCTACGGCGTGGACATCAACGCGGACAATCTCGCGGCGTTCGGCGAAACCTTTGGTGTGCCTGAAGACCGGCTGTTTAATTCGACCGAAGCGCTCTACGCGGCGCTAACGCCCGACTGCGTGAGCATCGCGACCTGGCCGGGCCTGCATCACTCACAGGTGCTCGAAGCCGCCAAGCACGGCGTCCGCGCGATCCTCTGCGAAAAACCAATGGCCCTGGACGGCAGCGAGATCGACGAGATGATCGCCGCCTGCGAGCAATCCAACACACGCCTCGCGATCGCCCACCAACGCCGACACGACCCGTGGTTCACCAAAGCCCGCCAGCTCTTGGCCGGGGGCGTGCTCGGGGAGAAGCTCGTACTCACCGCGCACGTCGGAGAGAACTGGGACATGCTCTCGTGGACCACCCACTGGTTAGACATGGCCAGTTATCTGCTCGACGACCAGCCCATAGCGGTGCTGGCGGGCGTCGACCACACCGGCCAACGGCGATACCAGCACGCCGTGGAAGACAGCTCGGTCGTTCAGATCGATTACGCCAAGGGGGCCAAGGGCGTCTTCCTCACCCTCGATGCCGCCGGGCCGTTTGGTTATGGCATCCATATCGTCGGCACGAACGGGTTGATGCAGATCAGCGAGGGGCGAAATGAAATCCACGTCATGACCCAGGACGGCTTCACCGCATACCCCGTCGACGCCGAGGCCGAGCCTACCAGTTACGCCGGGCTCTTCGGCGAGTTGTGGCGAGGTGTCGAAGATTCCTCGACCACCGTGCGCTGCGGGGTTGAACACGCCGCCATGGCGACACGCATCGCTTTTGCCGCCCATGAATCGGCGCGGACGATGCGCCGTATCGCGCTGCCGCCGCGTGATCTGGGGTTTGCCCCCTTGGAGATCGCACAACACCCGCCGCGTCGCAAGCCGTTCCTGAAAAAAGCGGTACTCCTCGCCGACCCGCACCACTGCGACGAGAACGGCGAAGGCGGACGCGACGGCCTGACCGATGCGCTGCTGGCCGAGGTCAGCGATCAGGTACACGTGGTCCCGGTTGAACAGCGCGAACCTGTCGCCCGTGATTTCGATGGGGCCGACCTGCTGGTGATCTACCACATAGAGATGACCAGTTCGCCCGAGGTCCGCGCATTGATCGGCGATTGGATCAAAGCGGGCAAGCCGACGGTGATCGCCCACTGCGGCATCGGCGCGTATGCCGACTGGCCGTGGTTCCGCGAGCAGATCGGGCGCTACTGGGTTTGGGGAGGCGAAGCGCTCCCGCCTTCCGGCCACCCGCACGTTCCCTACAAACTTCAAGTGGTCGAGGGCAGCGGTTTCGACCCGGGTTACGACACGGCCTGGCTGCCGCGTGACGAGGTGTACATGGGGCTGGGCCTGGCCGCCCCGGTTCGTGAGCTCGTCACCGCCGAGACCTCAAAGGGCGAGGCTTACATCGCCTGGCAAGCCGAGGGCGTCGACAACGTCGCCGTGTGGGCCCCCGGGCACCGCCGTGAGATTTGGGCGCTGCCCGCGATGCGTTCGGGGCTGCGTGCCACCGCTGAGCTGGTGTGCAGTGTTGGTTTACTTGCCGACGTCAGCCGGTGA
- a CDS encoding ThuA domain-containing protein has translation MNPSLSPSLRSALFLVAAAALFGFVFGVIVPWNANTVQAEAQATAEPDDSNDSLGHVVLFGSIHSHPGDRSKHPTESGRDGVRHALEAIGAESVNMVAIEQRGLTAEDLAEADLLVIYHNYRKSTPQVRELISEWVGNGRPMVVIHAGLGAYSDWPEFRNWLGRYWVWADEDGNPHPKSQHPITSCTLNVAPDSDFEADIDGKTLPVDELFTRLAEVSPTEDWVTAESPKGHQAYMAWGSKETPNVTMMNPGHNRVIWDEPAMHAMLKEVIRKAKR, from the coding sequence ATGAATCCTTCACTTTCGCCATCGCTACGGTCCGCCCTGTTTCTCGTCGCCGCCGCTGCTTTGTTCGGCTTTGTCTTTGGCGTCATTGTTCCGTGGAACGCGAATACGGTTCAAGCAGAAGCCCAAGCCACGGCAGAGCCGGACGACTCCAACGATTCTCTCGGCCACGTTGTCTTGTTCGGCTCCATCCACTCGCACCCCGGCGATCGTTCCAAGCACCCCACCGAATCCGGGCGTGACGGGGTGCGTCATGCCCTCGAGGCGATCGGCGCCGAGTCGGTGAATATGGTTGCGATTGAGCAGCGTGGCCTGACCGCCGAAGACCTTGCCGAGGCCGACCTGCTGGTCATTTACCACAATTACCGCAAATCCACCCCGCAAGTCCGCGAGTTGATCAGCGAATGGGTCGGCAACGGCCGACCGATGGTGGTTATTCATGCGGGTCTTGGCGCCTACTCCGATTGGCCCGAGTTCCGTAACTGGCTGGGCCGCTACTGGGTCTGGGCCGACGAAGACGGTAACCCCCACCCCAAGTCACAACACCCCATCACCTCTTGCACCCTAAACGTCGCTCCCGACTCGGACTTTGAGGCCGACATCGATGGCAAGACCCTGCCCGTCGACGAGCTGTTTACCCGTCTCGCCGAGGTCAGCCCAACCGAAGACTGGGTCACGGCCGAGTCACCCAAAGGCCACCAGGCCTACATGGCCTGGGGTTCTAAGGAAACGCCGAACGTCACGATGATGAACCCGGGACACAACCGCGTGATCTGGGACGAACCCGCGATGCATGCCATGCTCAAAGAAGTGATCCGGAAGGCCAAACGCTGA
- a CDS encoding Gfo/Idh/MocA family protein, whose product MTNISRRTFLKSSAAGAAAVGFPTFVPATALGKDGAAAPSERVTVGVIGCGSRSNSCWAYKANPGAQVLATCDPFLNRRVEKAEAWGAESHYADFRELLERDDIDAVHIVTPDHWHVPISIAAARAGKDVYCEKPLGVSIEQNLAAREIVEKHNRVFQYGTQQRSMDSCRLGLELVLNGHIGEVQEIYVWAPQGGTGGDPTPQPVPANFDYDLWLGPAPEKPYCDARVANTGAWFIYDYAIGFIAGWGAHPLDILQWWADENDMGIPVEYTTTGTIPTKGLFDSVTHWSMQATYANGLKMHFLDRSTAVKGDMTLPEGMTKSLEKIGNGTIFLGSDGWVSISRGVFTASSEELRRKAKDPGPIRLPVSRQHMDNFVDSVRSREQPISNLESGIKSDIISHMGDLCIRTGETLRWDPVNETVVGSDDAVKMMHRPMRGPWTL is encoded by the coding sequence ATGACCAACATTTCCCGACGTACCTTCCTTAAATCATCCGCCGCCGGTGCCGCCGCAGTGGGTTTCCCGACCTTTGTCCCCGCCACCGCGCTGGGCAAAGACGGGGCGGCCGCCCCCAGTGAACGCGTCACCGTGGGCGTGATCGGCTGTGGCTCACGTTCGAATAGTTGCTGGGCATACAAGGCAAACCCGGGGGCTCAAGTGCTCGCTACCTGCGACCCTTTCCTGAACCGCCGAGTCGAGAAAGCCGAGGCCTGGGGGGCCGAGTCGCACTACGCCGACTTCCGTGAGCTGCTGGAGCGCGACGACATCGACGCGGTACACATCGTGACCCCCGACCACTGGCACGTGCCGATCTCAATCGCCGCGGCGCGTGCGGGCAAAGACGTCTACTGCGAAAAGCCGCTGGGTGTCAGCATCGAGCAGAACCTCGCGGCCCGCGAGATCGTCGAGAAACACAACCGCGTGTTCCAGTACGGCACGCAGCAACGCTCGATGGATTCCTGCCGGCTGGGACTGGAACTCGTGCTCAATGGCCACATCGGCGAGGTCCAGGAAATCTATGTCTGGGCACCCCAGGGCGGCACCGGAGGTGACCCGACGCCCCAACCCGTCCCGGCCAACTTCGACTACGACCTCTGGCTCGGCCCCGCGCCCGAGAAGCCCTACTGCGACGCCCGCGTCGCCAACACGGGCGCCTGGTTCATCTACGACTACGCCATCGGCTTCATCGCGGGCTGGGGCGCGCACCCGCTGGACATTCTCCAGTGGTGGGCGGACGAAAACGACATGGGCATCCCCGTTGAGTACACCACCACCGGCACCATACCAACCAAGGGCCTTTTCGATTCGGTCACCCACTGGTCGATGCAGGCCACCTACGCCAACGGCCTGAAGATGCACTTCCTCGATCGCTCCACCGCGGTGAAGGGTGACATGACCTTGCCCGAAGGCATGACCAAGAGCCTCGAAAAGATTGGCAACGGCACAATCTTCCTAGGCAGCGATGGTTGGGTCAGTATTTCGCGTGGCGTGTTCACCGCCTCCTCCGAAGAACTCCGCCGTAAAGCCAAAGACCCCGGCCCGATCCGCCTCCCGGTCAGCCGACAACACATGGACAACTTTGTGGACAGCGTCCGGAGCCGTGAGCAGCCGATCTCCAACCTCGAGTCCGGCATCAAGTCCGACATCATCTCGCACATGGGTGACCTGTGCATCCGCACTGGCGAAACGCTTCGCTGGGACCCGGTCAACGAAACCGTCGTTGGCAGCGATGACGCCGTCAAGATGATGCATCGGCCGATGCGTGGGCCGTGGACGCTGTAG
- a CDS encoding helix-turn-helix domain-containing protein: MNLIDVTGVWRPGKQRKLSWHRNVGLEVVCVTGGTAEWSVDDRAYRVPAGSVFFTFPWEWHGSTCETAPGLELSFAVIGLDRVYRKRPANNRFGWHPELPFTATEGRQIRKALVDSPSRSLPLTENLVHLVRGIAGQRGADGLGTGVVRRALAGQTLVELARIAQSQATPRSRVLETDHRVLAFIKQMESRCHEPWSVESMASACGLGRARLTDLVRKHTGDTPLMLMNRLRVQRAQQQLAESDAKVIDVAFGCGFSTAQHFCRVFRDYTGTTPSQYRKSVRSDSEAASTVA; the protein is encoded by the coding sequence ATGAATTTGATCGATGTCACTGGCGTCTGGCGTCCTGGCAAACAACGGAAGCTGTCGTGGCACCGCAACGTCGGGCTAGAGGTGGTTTGCGTCACCGGCGGCACCGCGGAGTGGTCGGTGGACGACCGCGCCTATCGCGTCCCGGCGGGTTCGGTGTTTTTTACGTTTCCCTGGGAATGGCACGGCAGCACCTGCGAAACCGCGCCCGGCCTGGAGCTGAGCTTCGCGGTTATCGGCCTAGACCGCGTCTATAGGAAGCGTCCGGCGAACAATCGATTCGGTTGGCACCCGGAGCTGCCGTTCACCGCGACCGAGGGCCGTCAGATCAGAAAAGCTCTCGTTGACTCTCCGTCGCGTTCGCTTCCGCTCACCGAGAACCTGGTGCACCTAGTCCGTGGCATCGCGGGGCAACGTGGTGCGGACGGGCTTGGCACGGGTGTGGTGCGGCGAGCGCTTGCGGGACAGACTCTCGTTGAGCTCGCGCGGATTGCACAGTCCCAAGCGACTCCGCGTAGCCGTGTGCTCGAGACCGACCACCGAGTGTTGGCTTTTATCAAGCAGATGGAAAGCCGCTGCCACGAGCCGTGGTCGGTCGAGTCCATGGCCAGTGCCTGCGGGCTCGGCCGGGCTCGGCTGACCGACCTGGTACGCAAGCACACCGGCGACACCCCGCTGATGCTCATGAACCGCCTGCGGGTTCAGCGGGCCCAGCAGCAGTTGGCCGAGAGTGACGCTAAAGTGATCGATGTCGCTTTTGGGTGTGGCTTCAGCACCGCTCAGCATTTCTGCCGTGTGTTTCGAGACTACACCGGCACCACGCCCAGCCAGTATCGCAAGAGTGTGCGGAGCGATTCCGAGGCCGCCAGCACGGTGGCTTAA
- a CDS encoding DUF6807 domain-containing protein yields the protein MSQPSINIVESPDSTTLEFDGKALWTLVHDPEQGKPYIHPLASTGGVVFTDLRPEDHPWHRGVWFSWKFINGVNYWEEDRTTGKSKGETRLLQTTVDAQDEAVSIAIDLAYAPAGSDEIVMREHRTLHITHPDDEGIYTVHWSSAFTAQDNDVHLDRTPIPGEPDGRKYGGYAGWSVRMNPQMRKGTFINSEAQVLGNREPARWQAYHTPQGASLLFMDHPDNLNAPAKWYLAKGMPYFSPAVIHDGPYTLQAHETLELQYALVVHPGQLQPDAAERRWKQWVAE from the coding sequence ATGAGCCAGCCCTCGATCAACATCGTCGAATCGCCCGATTCCACCACGCTGGAGTTCGACGGCAAGGCCTTATGGACCCTGGTGCACGACCCGGAACAGGGCAAGCCGTACATTCACCCCCTCGCGTCGACCGGGGGGGTGGTCTTCACCGACCTGCGCCCCGAAGACCACCCCTGGCACCGCGGCGTGTGGTTCTCGTGGAAGTTCATCAACGGCGTCAACTACTGGGAAGAGGACCGCACCACCGGCAAGTCCAAGGGCGAGACGCGCCTATTGCAGACCACGGTTGACGCCCAGGACGAAGCGGTTTCAATCGCCATCGATCTCGCCTACGCCCCGGCGGGCAGCGACGAGATCGTGATGCGCGAGCACCGAACGCTCCACATCACCCACCCCGACGACGAGGGCATCTACACGGTCCACTGGTCGAGCGCATTCACCGCACAGGACAACGACGTCCACCTCGACCGCACCCCGATCCCCGGCGAACCCGACGGCAGGAAGTACGGCGGCTACGCGGGCTGGTCGGTCCGCATGAACCCGCAGATGCGCAAGGGCACCTTCATCAACAGCGAAGCCCAGGTCCTTGGCAACCGCGAACCCGCGCGGTGGCAGGCCTACCACACCCCGCAGGGGGCGAGCCTGCTGTTCATGGACCACCCCGACAACCTCAACGCCCCCGCCAAGTGGTACCTGGCCAAGGGCATGCCGTACTTCAGCCCCGCGGTCATCCACGACGGGCCGTACACCCTCCAAGCGCACGAAACGTTGGAGCTGCAGTACGCCCTGGTCGTCCACCCCGGACAGCTACAGCCCGACGCGGCGGAGCGCCGCTGGAAACAATGGGTTGCTGAATGA